Proteins found in one Paenibacillus borealis genomic segment:
- a CDS encoding transglutaminase-like domain-containing protein: MLNSWIVSLSEANIISIVLLVVVLFSMLQGWGRGFKRAAGGLFGLLGSGLMAIAALIMAVPAAVYLSPLAGEWASGVVLPDKQLSQWQQVYYTAVSVLANSPLVRFLLLLLLSYILIRLMLGLLFLLMPFRLPQFSSRPGGKITGASRLSGAVLGFAAGLARALVLVFALYIGVGLNPDSGFSRYVESSPIYSQSAAAVFEPLAGEGVRGKLPVLTKAVAAEMNDILRRKYEVIDHDISADIAGAAADIAGQADGDEEKAKLLYDWIGSRITYDYTKAENYEQKRIWHEQTPQDTFDTRLGVCIDYARLYAVMARSQGLQVRVVTGRGYDGQGGYGPHAWNEVYISSREAWIPLDSTWASSGNWFNTKDFDSTHIKENIL; the protein is encoded by the coding sequence ATGCTAAACAGCTGGATAGTTAGTCTTAGTGAGGCCAATATCATCTCGATCGTTCTGCTGGTGGTGGTGCTGTTCTCCATGCTGCAGGGTTGGGGCCGGGGCTTCAAAAGAGCGGCCGGAGGGCTGTTCGGACTGCTCGGCTCAGGACTAATGGCTATCGCGGCCCTGATCATGGCGGTTCCGGCAGCTGTATATCTCTCGCCTCTTGCCGGGGAGTGGGCTTCAGGCGTTGTCCTGCCTGATAAGCAGCTGAGCCAGTGGCAGCAGGTTTATTACACGGCCGTGTCTGTGCTGGCGAACTCACCGCTTGTGCGGTTCCTGCTCTTGCTGCTGTTGTCCTACATTCTAATCCGCTTAATGCTGGGTCTGCTATTCCTGTTGATGCCATTCCGCCTGCCGCAGTTTTCGTCAAGGCCGGGCGGGAAGATCACGGGGGCCAGCCGCTTAAGCGGAGCCGTTCTGGGCTTCGCCGCCGGGCTTGCCCGGGCACTCGTTCTGGTCTTTGCGCTCTACATCGGCGTAGGCCTGAATCCGGACAGCGGCTTCAGCCGCTACGTGGAATCCTCGCCGATCTACAGCCAGAGCGCGGCAGCGGTCTTCGAGCCGCTGGCCGGTGAAGGGGTCCGGGGCAAGCTTCCGGTCCTGACCAAGGCGGTAGCGGCCGAGATGAATGATATTTTGCGGCGCAAATATGAAGTGATCGACCATGATATTTCCGCCGACATAGCCGGTGCAGCCGCAGATATTGCCGGACAGGCTGACGGGGATGAAGAGAAGGCCAAGCTGCTCTACGATTGGATCGGCTCACGCATTACCTATGACTATACCAAGGCAGAGAACTATGAGCAGAAACGGATCTGGCATGAGCAGACCCCGCAGGATACGTTTGATACCCGGCTGGGGGTATGTATAGATTATGCCCGGCTCTATGCCGTAATGGCCCGTTCACAGGGCCTGCAGGTGCGGGTTGTAACCGGCAGGGGCTATGACGGGCAGGGCGGTTATGGTCCGCATGCCTGGAATGAGGTCTATATCAGCAGCAGGGAAGCCTGGATTCCGCTGGATTCTACCTGGGCCAGCAGCGGCAACTGGTTCAATACCAAGGATTTCGATTCAACGCATATCAAGGAAAACATCCTCTGA
- the cyoE gene encoding heme o synthase → MDNQLRYQASSDSASMSAKSPPEGASWRDFITVTKPGIIRSNLIAAFAGYWVASGWDVQYGRLILTLLGTMLVMASACVFNNYFDRDLDMKMERTRERGLPTGRLKPQTVLLYGIGLGIAGLAVLFAFCGVLAGLFGIVGMFVYVVVYTLWLKRTSTWSTSVGAISGAMPPVIGYVAVTGTVDLGAWLLFAMLFLWQPPHFWALGIRRKEEYRAAGFPLLPVVKGTRRTKFQMIPYVALLLPIPVLMYMYDYAGIFYLIVSSALSLAWLYLTLIGFKAKDDDAWAKKNFFFSINYLTISLIVLVLNTIHG, encoded by the coding sequence GTGGACAATCAATTGAGATATCAAGCTTCTTCCGATTCCGCATCAATGTCTGCCAAGTCTCCACCGGAAGGTGCAAGCTGGCGCGACTTCATTACGGTGACGAAACCCGGTATTATCCGTTCCAATCTGATCGCTGCTTTTGCAGGTTACTGGGTGGCTTCAGGCTGGGATGTACAATATGGGCGCTTAATCCTTACCCTGCTCGGCACTATGCTGGTGATGGCTTCGGCCTGTGTTTTCAATAATTATTTCGACCGGGATCTGGATATGAAGATGGAAAGAACCCGTGAGCGGGGCTTGCCTACAGGAAGGCTGAAGCCTCAGACAGTACTGCTGTACGGCATCGGGCTGGGTATTGCCGGTCTGGCTGTGCTGTTCGCTTTCTGCGGTGTACTGGCCGGACTGTTTGGTATCGTCGGCATGTTCGTATATGTTGTAGTGTATACCCTTTGGCTCAAAAGAACATCTACCTGGAGCACTTCCGTGGGAGCCATCTCCGGTGCCATGCCGCCTGTGATCGGTTATGTGGCTGTTACCGGAACTGTGGATCTTGGTGCCTGGCTGCTGTTCGCCATGCTCTTCCTGTGGCAGCCGCCCCACTTCTGGGCACTCGGCATCCGCCGCAAAGAGGAGTACAGAGCCGCAGGGTTCCCCCTGCTTCCCGTGGTCAAGGGGACGCGCCGTACCAAGTTCCAGATGATCCCTTATGTGGCACTGCTGCTGCCCATCCCTGTACTGATGTACATGTATGACTATGCAGGGATATTTTATCTGATTGTATCGTCAGCTTTGTCGCTGGCCTGGCTCTATTTAACCTTAATCGGATTTAAGGCGAAGGATGATGATGCCTGGGCCAAGAAAAATTTCTTCTTCTCCATTAACTACCTGACCATAAGTCTGATTGTGCTGGTACTGAATACGATCCACGGTTAA
- a CDS encoding DNA primase gives MSITIIVEGKNDRSRLRRLLTPEVDILCTFGTLNTLKLESLRRTIGDGEVYLYMDNDSSGKKIRGVLRDAFPDAVHMYTRRGYAGVEGTPDEYSITQLEKAGLEEYILYPQPFQ, from the coding sequence ATGTCCATTACCATTATTGTCGAAGGCAAGAATGACCGCAGCCGGCTGAGACGGCTGCTCACGCCGGAGGTCGACATTCTGTGTACTTTCGGCACATTGAACACACTGAAGCTGGAATCACTGCGCCGCACCATCGGTGATGGAGAAGTATACCTGTACATGGACAATGACAGCTCCGGCAAAAAAATCCGCGGCGTGCTGCGCGATGCCTTCCCCGATGCAGTGCATATGTACACCCGGCGGGGTTATGCCGGTGTGGAAGGCACTCCTGACGAGTACAGCATCACCCAGCTCGAAAAAGCCGGTCTTGAGGAATATATTCTATATCCGCAGCCGTTCCAGTAA
- a CDS encoding MFS transporter has product MKTALWLYLFLFLAFFDLHAQYPILTPFAMSLGAGPAFIGWMMGMYSLTHLPGNLLAGVLVDRNGSRRYIVFALTAAGLILLLQAHAQLPWHLLLLRAASGFALAFLSPACMTLLASLSSDPATQGKYMSGHGIIHTLASVVSPAAGAFIVAKAGYSGTFSTLGWLLIVTGVMAFFSVPKHSPALAVHAPALPLHHEKAMNPVSAEAPVSKRYYLLPFFVSCSQGVLFFELPLSQGSEGMISTGILLSLLSLGALLTLSLFFLNRLAPGIRIAAALLGMAICFFSLAAFRSIPAGIVLFMLGAAKGVLFPAMASLFISLGGAGRMGRTFSLQSIAMSLGAFAGPVAAGQLRDYVSPYFIAFVLLMIAILLLPPGRSGKLASYSPDWNSHAA; this is encoded by the coding sequence GTGAAAACCGCGCTGTGGCTGTATCTGTTTCTGTTCCTGGCCTTCTTTGACCTGCATGCCCAGTATCCTATTCTGACGCCGTTTGCCATGTCTTTGGGAGCAGGACCGGCCTTCATCGGCTGGATGATGGGGATGTATTCGCTGACCCACCTCCCCGGCAACCTGCTGGCCGGTGTCCTGGTTGACCGCAACGGCAGCCGCCGTTACATCGTCTTCGCCCTTACAGCAGCCGGACTAATCCTGCTGCTCCAGGCTCATGCGCAGCTGCCCTGGCATCTGCTGCTGCTGCGCGCAGCGAGCGGCTTCGCACTGGCCTTCCTCTCGCCTGCCTGCATGACCCTGCTGGCCTCCCTCTCGTCCGACCCGGCTACCCAGGGGAAGTACATGTCTGGCCATGGGATCATCCACACGCTGGCCTCTGTGGTCTCACCGGCGGCCGGCGCATTCATCGTTGCCAAGGCCGGTTATTCCGGCACCTTCAGCACCCTGGGCTGGCTGCTGATCGTGACTGGCGTGATGGCTTTCTTCAGCGTCCCGAAGCATTCTCCGGCACTGGCTGTCCACGCACCCGCTCTGCCGCTGCATCACGAGAAAGCAATGAATCCCGTGTCAGCGGAGGCTCCGGTCTCTAAGCGCTACTATCTGCTGCCTTTTTTCGTATCCTGTTCCCAAGGGGTTCTCTTCTTCGAGCTTCCGCTGTCCCAGGGGAGTGAAGGGATGATCTCAACCGGAATTCTGCTGTCGCTGCTCAGCCTGGGGGCACTTCTGACCCTCAGCCTGTTCTTCCTCAACCGGCTGGCACCGGGCATCCGCATTGCCGCCGCGCTGCTGGGAATGGCGATCTGCTTCTTCAGTCTGGCCGCCTTCCGCAGCATCCCGGCCGGAATCGTTCTATTCATGCTGGGCGCAGCCAAAGGCGTGTTATTCCCGGCCATGGCCTCCCTGTTCATCAGTCTGGGCGGGGCCGGGCGGATGGGCCGCACCTTCTCGCTGCAATCCATCGCCATGTCACTGGGGGCATTTGCCGGACCGGTAGCCGCCGGACAGCTCCGGGACTATGTCTCTCCGTACTTTATTGCCTTCGTGCTGCTGATGATAGCTATCCTGCTGCTGCCTCCGGGGAGATCCGGCAAGCTTGCCTCTTATTCTCCAGACTGGAACAGCCATGCAGCCTGA
- a CDS encoding SCO family protein: MQTLKRYKWTWLMLLVAVIMAVYLAVNSLSFGDKKLPVIGEVQDFSLENVDGQQVSLADTAGTARLVYFFFTECPDVCPITTYMLSQTQDLLVKDGSFGKDIEFVSISFDPENDTREAIKAFGDKFHADYNGWYFLRGDQEEVRKLAAESFKVLIYGNSKDDFAHANLIGLVDRTNRLRGLYDAGDTENVTPEFLAETVKKLARE; encoded by the coding sequence GTGCAGACCTTGAAACGCTATAAATGGACCTGGCTGATGCTGCTGGTGGCGGTAATTATGGCGGTCTATCTGGCTGTTAATTCACTTAGCTTCGGAGATAAGAAGCTGCCGGTCATCGGGGAGGTACAAGACTTCTCTCTGGAGAATGTGGATGGACAGCAGGTGAGCCTGGCGGATACGGCAGGCACAGCAAGGCTGGTCTATTTCTTCTTCACGGAATGCCCGGATGTGTGCCCTATTACTACCTACATGTTGTCGCAGACGCAGGATCTGCTGGTGAAGGATGGCAGCTTCGGTAAGGATATTGAGTTTGTCTCCATTTCCTTCGATCCGGAGAATGACACACGGGAAGCCATTAAGGCATTTGGCGACAAGTTTCATGCTGATTATAACGGCTGGTATTTCCTTCGCGGCGATCAGGAAGAGGTCCGCAAGCTGGCTGCTGAATCATTCAAGGTTCTGATCTATGGCAACAGTAAGGATGATTTCGCCCATGCCAACCTCATCGGCCTGGTGGACCGGACCAACCGCCTCAGGGGATTATATGATGCCGGGGATACGGAGAATGTGACTCCGGAGTTTCTGGCCGAAACGGTCAAGAAATTGGCCCGTGAATAG